The Lentimicrobiaceae bacterium genome contains the following window.
TGAGGTCTTATACTCAGCATAAGCCTTCAAGCTTGGGAGCCGAACTAGTTCACCTCTCTTTCTCTGGTTCTTCAGTTATTAATTAATAACAAAAATAATATTAAATTCATTTTGCAAAACTAATAGCTCGCCGAAGCACTAATTTCTAACTTTATCAGCCAATGGCTAACAGCTAACGGCTAATAGCCAACCCCCACCAGCCAAAGATATTTACCGAACAACAGTAATTTAATTTTTGACAGAATTTCTCGAAATCTTATTAGTTTTATTGTAATTTTGTTGTATAATAAAAAGCAATGAAACTCTTACACACTTCCGATTGGCATCTTGGTAGAACCTTGTATTCTAAGAAAGAGCGACACGACGAACATGCTGCATTTCTCGAATGGCTTGTTGGTACAATAGAAGGGCAAAAAATCGATTTGCTTATTGTAGCTGGAGATGTATTTAATACGCCTTCGCCGAGCAGTGCTTCACAAAAAATGTATTACGAGTTTTTGGTTAAAGCCACACAAATTGGCTGCAATAATATAATAATTATCGGTGGCAACCATGATTCTCCAAGTTTTCTGAATGCTCCAAAAGAAGTCTTGTCAATGCTAAATATTACAGTAGTTGGCAATGCAACAGACGATATAAATGAAGAAATTATCGAAATAAAAGATTCAGACGGTAAAACTAAACTTTTAGTTTGTGCAGTACCTTTTTTGAGAGAAAGAGATATCAGCAAGTTTTTAGAGCAAGAAAACTATGCAGATAGAACAGAGCGAATTAACGAAAGTATAAAAAATCATTATGAACAGATAGCACAAGTTGCTGAGAATAAGCGTTGTGAATTAGGAATGAATATTCCTATTATTGCAACCGGACACCTTTCAGTTTTAGGAGGAAAAAGAGATACAGACGATGGCGTTCGCGAAACTTACATTGGAAACATACAAGCCATAAGTAGCGATACTTTTCCCAAAATGTTCGATTATGTAGCATTAGGGCATTACCACATACCTTCTGTTATCAAACATCATATTCGTTATAGCGGTTCGCCAATTCCTATGGGATTTGCTGAAATCAATCAACAAAAATGTGTTTATGTTGTTGATTTTCATAACGAAATAGACATTCAAACTATTGAAATTCCTGTCTTTCAGAAAATGGAATCTATACGTGGAGATAAAAAACACATAGAAAATCGTATTGCAGAGCTTAAAGAAACGAATTCATCGGTTTGGGTTGAGGTGGTTTACGATGGCGACGAAGTTTTTCACAATTTATCTGATTGGGTCAGTGAATTGGTCGAAAATTCCGAAATTGAAATCTTAAAACTACAAAATATTCAAAATCTTAACAAGGTTTTAACTCAAACCGACACGACAGAACTATTGGATAATCTTGATGTGTTCGAGGTTTTTGATACCATGTTGGAGAAAAACGATATTTCCGAAGCTCAAAGAGAGGAATTAAGAGCATCTTACAAAGAAATAGTCGATTCTATTCAAATAAACAACCCGCTATGAAAATATTAAGTCTTGCCTTTAAAAATATAAATTCTCTTGCCGGCGAAAACTATATAGATTTTACAGACCCTATTTTCGCCAACGATGGAATTTTTGCAATAACCGGCAAAACCGGAGCGGGAAAAAGCTCAATTCTCGATGCTGTTGCTCTTGCTTTGTACGGGAAAACACCAAGGGTTGACGTAACAGGCAACGATAATCCCGTTATGACTCGTGGCGAAAAAGACAGCTACGCAGAAATTACTTTTGAAGTTGACGGTAAAAAGTGGAAATCGGCGTGGAAACAAGAACGAACACGCACAGGAAATCTTAAACCTGTAAGCAGACAAATCGCTGATATCAACGACAAAATCATAGCCGACCAAGTACGAACCTGCGATACGAAAATTGTTGAAATTGTAGGTCTTACATTCGAGCAGTTTACCAAAGTCGTAATGCTTGCACAGGGAAGTTTTACGGCATTTTTGCAAGCCGATAAAAACGACAAAGGCGAGCTGTTGGAACAAATTACCGGCACTGAAATTTACGGAGAAATATCTAAAAAAGTCTTTGAACGAAGTAAAAACGAAACACAGAAGCTGCAAAATATCAAACTAGAGTTGGAACAAATAAAGGTTCTTTCCCAAGAAGAAAAATCCAATTTGACAGCCGAAATCGAGTCTTTGCAAAAAGATAAGCAGCAAATAGATATCGAGTTAAAAAATACAGAAAACGCTCAAAAATGGCTTACCGATTTGGCAAATATTGAAAATCAAATTGCCGAGACCAAAAAAATACTTCCGGAATTGGTAAAGAAGTTGGAGCAAGTTGCAGAAAAGCATAAAATAGTTGAAAATGCCTTGAAAAATGCAAAAGCTGAGAATGAAGAACAGAATGAAATTTTTGTGAAAGTTAGAGAGTTGGATACCAAAATCAAGGAAAAACAATCGCAGTTCAATTCAATTTTGAAAGCAATAGAAGATTTGGAGGACCGCAAAAAATCTTTGGCAGGGAAGATTGCAAATGATAAAGAAACCTTATCAAAAACCGAAAAAGCTTTAAAAGAAAAACAAAATTGGGCATCGGAAAATGCAGTGTACAAAGAGCTTGTAAGCAATTTTACCGCATTAGAAAACGAGCACAATGATATTTTAAAACATAGCGAGGAGATAAAAAAGCACGATGAGCAAAAAAAGGAATTAAAAACAACTTTAGCAGAAAAAACTGATATAGCTACGAAAGCCACATCTTTGCTCAAAGAAAAGAAAGATGAGCTGACGGAAAAGAAAAACAATTTTGAAAATTTAAAATCTGAGTTGACAACAATTTTAAAAGGTAAACAACTTGCTGATTATCAAGATGAGAAAGAAAACATAATTGGTTTTGGAACAGAAATAAAAAATTTGATTGACGTTGAGACTTCACTTGCAACATGCAAAAACGAAATCGCAAATTATGATAAGTCTATAAGTCAGAATCAGACTTTAAAAAGAGAGCTTTTGGAAAGCATAATTCGATATGATGAAAAGTTGCAAGACCTTGACAAGAATATAAAATTGCTTGAAGAAAACATAATGCTTTTGTCCAACATTCAAAGTTTGGAAGAACATAGACAAAAGCTAAAAGACGGCGAAGCTTGTCCGCTTTGTGGAGCTACCGAGCATCCTTATGCAGTCGGCAACGTGCCACAGATGGGAGAAAAAGAAAAGCAGTTGCAGCAACTTAAATCCGAACATAGCGAAATAACAAAACAGTATCAAACGGCTATGCAAAGCCATGCAAAAACAGTTTCGGATATTGAAAACGCAAAAAATAGCAAACAAAAAGAAGAGAAAACAAAATCTGAGAACTTTAAAAAGAGAGAAAATACTCTTGCAAATATTTTAAATATTTCTCCTGAATTTACTATTGCTGACGAAGCCGAAACAATAGAATTTTTGGAAAAAATTCGTTCGGAAAAGCAAAAACAATATAAGCAAATAGAGGAAATAATTAGAAATGCAGAAAAAGCAGAAAAATCGATTTCAACTTTGCGAGATAAAGAAATTCCCGACCTGCAAGAAGTTGTTCAGCAGTTGGAAAAGGATAAAAACACAGCCGAAACGAATCAAAAACTTGCTGAGCAGCAGCTAAAAGATAAAGAAAAATTTATCGCCGATTTGCAAAAACAACTTCAAACTAAAAATTTAGTTTTTGCTGAGAAGATTGAAAAATATAATGTCAAAACAATTGATGAATTAAGAAGTTGTTTGGATTTATGGAACAAAAACGAGAAGGAAATTGATAATTTGAAAGGCAAAATTTCAGAAACGACAAACGAAATTGCCTTATCAGAAACTAAACAAGATGAAACCGAAAAACAGTTGAAAGATAAATACAGCGAAAAAGAAAAAATCAATAAAGAAAACGAACAATTAACCAAAAGTAGGACTGAAATTTTTGGTGAAAAAAGCGTTGATGAAGAAGAAAAAAGGCTAAAAGAAACGCTACAAAAAACTGAGGAAGAAAAAAACCAAGCCGAAAAAGAGCATAATCAAGTAAACACAGAATTGGAAAAAAGTAAAGCAGTTCTGACCGAAAAAGAGAAAGAACTTATTGAGAAAAGAGAGCAAAAAATTACTGAAAAAACGCTTGAAGAGTTGCAAACCGAATATGCTGAAATGAAGCTAAAGTCTGATGAATTTTCGCAAAAAATTGGAGCAAATAAGCAAATGTTTAGTGCAAACGAAGAAAACCGCAAAAATTTCGCCAACAAATTGCAATCAAAAGATAATCAACAACTTATTTGCGATAAATGGAATACGCTTAATGAGCTTATAGGTTCATCTGACGGGAAAAAATATCGCAATTTTGCACAAGCACTTACATTTGAACATTTGATAGGCTTAGCCAATAAACAATTACGCAAAATGTCCGACCGCTACATTCTGAAACGCACCGGTGATGCCGGCAATCCCTTTGAATTGTCGGTAATAGACAATTTCCAAAACAGCGAAGAACGTACCGCACAAAATCTTTCGGGTGGAGAAAAATTTATCGTTTCGCTTTCCTTAGCATTGGGTTTATCGAATATGGCAAGCCGAAACATGCGTATAGATACCATGTTTATTGACGAGGGCTTCGGCACGTTAGACAACGACTATTTGGATGTCGCCTTATCAGCACTGTCAAGTCTGCAAGTCGAAGGTAAACTTATAGGTGTTATCTCGCATCTCACCGAACTAAAAGAACGTATAGCTACACATATTGAAGTCGTACAAAAAGGCAACGGACACTCGGAAATACGGATAGTGAGTAGTTAGGAGTGGAATTTTAATTTGGCGGTTGTTTTAGTTTTAAAGGTTGTTTCTGCTGAAAAAATCACGATTTTAAATTTGCAGGAAGATTATTTTAAATTTACAGGACTTAAATTTTAAATTTGCAGGAAATAGGTGTTATGTTCTAGAAAATATCACCATTCCACAGCATTGAAAGAAATTGTAAGGCAGGATAAACTTCTACGTTGTTCAATTGGCGTGCGTATTTATCTAATGAAACAATGATAAGTCGGCAGTTGGGAAATTCTTCCGAAAATGCTTTTAAGCTTCTTGTGTGATGCGATTGCACTTCATCGGAGGATTTAATTTCTATGGCAATTTCTGCATTTCCTATTATAGCATCTATTTCGTAACCTGACGATGTACGCCAATAAGACAGATTTTGAAGCGGTCTGAAATATCCTATATAAGCAATTAATTCCTGAATGATAAAATGCTCGAAAGCGTGTCCAAACTCAGGCGAACCCGGACTTATCGAGCTTCTTTTGAGAAGAAAATTAGCAATGCCTACGTCGAAGTAGTAAAATTTTGGCGACTGAACAACGCGGCGTTTCACGTTTCTAGTAAAAGCAGGAATAATGTAGCCGACAAGAGTTTCTTCCAAAATAAAAAAATACTCTTTAACGGTAGGAGCACTTACACCACATTCCGAAGCAATATTGTTATAGTTCAAAATTTCTCCATTGCTTAGTGCAGCAACTTCCATAAACCGAGTAAAAGTATTTAGGTTTCGTGTAAGCGCTTCGGCTTTTATCTCTTGTTGCAGATAATCACCCACATAAGCATGAAGTCTATTTGTGGCATTTTCTACTAAATAATGTCGTGGCAACATTCCATTATTGCAGGCTTTTATGAGGTCAAATTCAGGAATTTCTGCACTGACGAACGGATATAGATGTTTTCTGATAGCTCTGCCGCCAAGCAAGTTTACACCGCTTCGGCGTAATTTGCGAGCACTTGAACCACTCAAAATAAAGCGAAGACGATGATTGCTTATCAGCCAATGCACTTCGTCGAGTAAAGCAGGTATTTTTTGAATTTCGTCGATAATGACTAATTCATTTTCGGGAAATAAACTCAATTCTTCGCGTAAGAGTGCAGGGCGGCGGCTATAACGAGCAAATTCATCAGATTTCAGTAAATCGATGTACCGAACATCGGGAAACTGCATTTTAAGTAATGTACTTTTACCTGTCTGACGAGCTCCCCAAAGGAAAATGCTGTCGTTTTCGACATCTTGGAAGTTAATTTTTCGCGGTAACATATTTATTGTATTTAGCAATTACAGAATGCAAAAATACAAAATTTTTCATGCAAATCTAAAGTTCAACTTTATTTTTACATGTATTTCTAAAGTGTAACTTTATTTTTGCATGGAATTTTACTATCGTAATCAGTTTTATTTTAAGCCAAAAGTTTTATAGGACGGCAATGGTAATTTGCTGTTTTTCAAATTATAGTCTTCGTATTGAAATTATAGCTATTAGCTTTTGGCTGTTAGCCTTTGGCAATGTGCAATTAGCCCCGAAACTTCGGAACAACACACAACCCAAACTCATTTGAAATCCTTTTTACGCAGAATATGTATAAAAGAAACATTAAAAATTTCTGAATCCTTGTAAGAAATTTAGTTTCTTTTATACGGTTTTTATTGACGAAGGCAATAAAAAATTCCTTGTAAAAAGTGTCTTTTCTTTTGTTTCGTTTTCTTTGGACAAGCAAAGAAAATGAAAGAAACAAAATTGAAACCTGAAAAGCTTGTTTATTAAACCAATTGTTCAATAGAATTTCAGAAACGGCTATGACACATTTGCACTTTAATAGTTTTGTACTCAGTTGAAAGTTGAGACTATACCATTTGTCTTTGAAAGCTACTTTTACGCTTAATAAATAAAAGTAATCTCAATATCATCTAACAATACTTTTGACTCTTTGCCGTGATTCCATGGGAATATATTTATTATCATATCGGCGCTTAAAGTATCGTTATCGAAATAGTACGTTTCCGAAAATTCAACCCATTCGTTAGGCGTTTCTATCATTTTTTCTAGCGGTATAGCTTTCCACGAAACTTGGCTATCATCTTTATTAACGACGCATATTATTGAAACTTTTGGGTTTGGCGTTGTTGAATACGCATAACCGCTATACTTCACCATTTTGGGTGTGCGGTCGTCTATGTTTTTAAACACTTCTTGGTATTTGTATCCATATTCAATGGTGTCGTTAAGAGTTACCACGTATTCGCCCGAATAAGCTTTCGGATTTTCTGTTTTTAAAACTGAATTTTCCGATTTCCACGATGGCAAAATTAGATGAGCATTTTCCAAGTCGTTTTTTATAACTAAAGAATTAGTTGAACTGTCTTTTTTACCTTTTTGGGTATTACTGCACGAAACAGCAATTAGTGCGCTTAATGCAATAAGAATAATTAGATTTAGTTTTTTCATGGTTTTGTTATTTTGAGATGTTTATTTTTTTTATTAGTTGTCAATAGTTTGCAGACACTCAAAGGTGGCGATTTAGGTAAAATTTATCATAAATCAAGCGCAAAGTTTAATTTAACCATAGAACCGCCACTTTTGGGTAGGTACTGTTATGCCTCGTTTTTATATCTGTTATAATAATTATTCAATGTTTCAATTAATTTGTTCGAACTGATATCAAGTCCGGAGGCTGCGATATTGAAAGGCGAATTGTAATTACTAATATTAAACAGCATTAATTTTCGTCTAAATCCGCTTGTCTCCTTATCAAGCCAATGCTCAGAATTTTTCACTCTGATTATTACAATTCTTGTACTCAGAATTTTAATTTCCTCAAAACCTTTTATGTCAGACCATTTTATGAATTCCGTTAACGATTTTTTCGGATTTACATTAAGTCCTTTTGAGTCAATAATTAAAACAATTTCTGATTTTATTAGTCTTTTAATTCCAACAAAAATTCCGAATCCGAAAAAAAGTATTGAAGCAATTCCAATTCCCTGAGTAAAAATTGGATTTCTAGCTCCCCAACCAGTCAAGCTGTCTGTTTCCGTGAGTAGCCAAATTCCTAAAGTAACGAATGTTATTGAACCAATCAATAATATTAACGATTTCTTTTTACTTGAATAAATTTCAATTCTCTCCATTTCGGCTTATCTTTTGAAATGAGACATAACATGTAATTCCCAAAACAAACATACAAAATTCCCAAAACAAACAACATTAACAAATATAATTTTCCCCTCAAAAGTGCAGTTAAGTCTCTTACACACAGCATTTCACAACGATGGTAATTTAGCCAACTGCGTTTAAAAATTCTAAATTCTAAATCTATTGTTTTACGAACTTTCTAAATTCAGATAATTGTCCGTTTTCTAAAGTAATAATATAGACGCCGGGAGCAAAATTATCTGTTTTTACAATTGTTTTTTTTACAAAATTACCTTCGTAAACTTTTTTACCTAACAGATTAAATATTTCAAAATTTATAATTTGCTCATTATCTTTTATTTCAATAATTAAGTCGTCAGAAACAGGTACCGGATATATTTTAATAAAATCTGGTTTAGTAGTATTCTTATTTATTGTCCAATCAACAGAAAATGTGTTATTTATTTCATGGTTGTCTGCTCTAATAAAAACAGTTGTATCTAAAACTTTAGCACTAAGCGTGTTGATTCCGGTCAATAATTGATTAGAAAAAATTGTTATAGAATCTGTATTCATATTTAAAACAGTTCCGTTTAATAGCCATTTAACCCTTATTGTATTTGGGTTTGGCTTAACAATGTTTAAATTAAATTGTATGGAATCTCCTTCGGTTAAAGAAATATTAGACCGATTAGGATAATATGATAAAACAGGATTGCCAAAATGTTCAATAATTTTTAGAACAATAGCTTCTGTACAAACCGGACAAAATGGATTTCTAGAAACGCGCATTTTACAGCTTTCGTGTGGGCGGTACCAATTGGCAGCCTCGCCTGTTCCGTGTCGATAAATGCCAACACTGTCATATCCAATCCAGTTTTTCCATTTCACTAAATTTGGATTTGTTTCTTGTGTCATATTAGCTTTTTCTTCGGCGTAAATGCTACCTGCCCAATATTCGTCGGCAAGATCAGCAAAGGAATGTCCAATTTCGTGAACTAATATAAAATGTCCATATTCATGTGTAGAAGAAGTAGCTAACCAAGTTCCTGAACCTCCGTAATACGGAGTATTTACTAACACAAATACGCCATCGTAAAGCGGAAAATTTTTAAGCAATACTTTATATACTCTTTGATTATTTATCGGGACTAATAAACGGTGGATATCATCATAATCAAAAGTTGAACCAAAATAGTTATCAGCGTTTAATAAAGGATGCTTTGATTTTGGCGGACAATCCGGTGCGGTTCTGGGGTGTTTAGCTCCGGAATTATTAGATATTACATTTATTGCAAATACATTGAAATAATTTTTATACTGCATAAACGGTTCATTTGTAAACAGATAATCGCAAGTGTTGGCTACATGTTCCATATAAGTTGAAAGTTCTTTAGCTCGATAACCATCACCCATATATACAAAATTTATAAATTTATTAGGGTCGCCATTATACAATATTGGATTAACTATAAATGTTTGAGATTTTACACTTATTGATGATGTTAATACCACAAATAATTGTAAAACACCAATTCGTATAATTGTTTTAAATGATTTCATAATTTTTCATTTATTTTATTGAATTAAGGGAATTTCTAAAACATCTATTAATTTTAAATTATTATTTTCTTCAACTTTTTCAATACGTAAATATTTCATAGTAGATAAATAA
Protein-coding sequences here:
- a CDS encoding M64 family metallopeptidase — its product is MKSFKTIIRIGVLQLFVVLTSSISVKSQTFIVNPILYNGDPNKFINFVYMGDGYRAKELSTYMEHVANTCDYLFTNEPFMQYKNYFNVFAINVISNNSGAKHPRTAPDCPPKSKHPLLNADNYFGSTFDYDDIHRLLVPINNQRVYKVLLKNFPLYDGVFVLVNTPYYGGSGTWLATSSTHEYGHFILVHEIGHSFADLADEYWAGSIYAEEKANMTQETNPNLVKWKNWIGYDSVGIYRHGTGEAANWYRPHESCKMRVSRNPFCPVCTEAIVLKIIEHFGNPVLSYYPNRSNISLTEGDSIQFNLNIVKPNPNTIRVKWLLNGTVLNMNTDSITIFSNQLLTGINTLSAKVLDTTVFIRADNHEINNTFSVDWTINKNTTKPDFIKIYPVPVSDDLIIEIKDNEQIINFEIFNLLGKKVYEGNFVKKTIVKTDNFAPGVYIITLENGQLSEFRKFVKQ
- a CDS encoding AAA family ATPase, which translates into the protein MKILSLAFKNINSLAGENYIDFTDPIFANDGIFAITGKTGAGKSSILDAVALALYGKTPRVDVTGNDNPVMTRGEKDSYAEITFEVDGKKWKSAWKQERTRTGNLKPVSRQIADINDKIIADQVRTCDTKIVEIVGLTFEQFTKVVMLAQGSFTAFLQADKNDKGELLEQITGTEIYGEISKKVFERSKNETQKLQNIKLELEQIKVLSQEEKSNLTAEIESLQKDKQQIDIELKNTENAQKWLTDLANIENQIAETKKILPELVKKLEQVAEKHKIVENALKNAKAENEEQNEIFVKVRELDTKIKEKQSQFNSILKAIEDLEDRKKSLAGKIANDKETLSKTEKALKEKQNWASENAVYKELVSNFTALENEHNDILKHSEEIKKHDEQKKELKTTLAEKTDIATKATSLLKEKKDELTEKKNNFENLKSELTTILKGKQLADYQDEKENIIGFGTEIKNLIDVETSLATCKNEIANYDKSISQNQTLKRELLESIIRYDEKLQDLDKNIKLLEENIMLLSNIQSLEEHRQKLKDGEACPLCGATEHPYAVGNVPQMGEKEKQLQQLKSEHSEITKQYQTAMQSHAKTVSDIENAKNSKQKEEKTKSENFKKRENTLANILNISPEFTIADEAETIEFLEKIRSEKQKQYKQIEEIIRNAEKAEKSISTLRDKEIPDLQEVVQQLEKDKNTAETNQKLAEQQLKDKEKFIADLQKQLQTKNLVFAEKIEKYNVKTIDELRSCLDLWNKNEKEIDNLKGKISETTNEIALSETKQDETEKQLKDKYSEKEKINKENEQLTKSRTEIFGEKSVDEEEKRLKETLQKTEEEKNQAEKEHNQVNTELEKSKAVLTEKEKELIEKREQKITEKTLEELQTEYAEMKLKSDEFSQKIGANKQMFSANEENRKNFANKLQSKDNQQLICDKWNTLNELIGSSDGKKYRNFAQALTFEHLIGLANKQLRKMSDRYILKRTGDAGNPFELSVIDNFQNSEERTAQNLSGGEKFIVSLSLALGLSNMASRNMRIDTMFIDEGFGTLDNDYLDVALSALSSLQVEGKLIGVISHLTELKERIATHIEVVQKGNGHSEIRIVSS
- a CDS encoding DUF4143 domain-containing protein, with translation MLPRKINFQDVENDSIFLWGARQTGKSTLLKMQFPDVRYIDLLKSDEFARYSRRPALLREELSLFPENELVIIDEIQKIPALLDEVHWLISNHRLRFILSGSSARKLRRSGVNLLGGRAIRKHLYPFVSAEIPEFDLIKACNNGMLPRHYLVENATNRLHAYVGDYLQQEIKAEALTRNLNTFTRFMEVAALSNGEILNYNNIASECGVSAPTVKEYFFILEETLVGYIIPAFTRNVKRRVVQSPKFYYFDVGIANFLLKRSSISPGSPEFGHAFEHFIIQELIAYIGYFRPLQNLSYWRTSSGYEIDAIIGNAEIAIEIKSSDEVQSHHTRSLKAFSEEFPNCRLIIVSLDKYARQLNNVEVYPALQFLSMLWNGDIF
- a CDS encoding exonuclease SbcCD subunit D C-terminal domain-containing protein translates to MKLLHTSDWHLGRTLYSKKERHDEHAAFLEWLVGTIEGQKIDLLIVAGDVFNTPSPSSASQKMYYEFLVKATQIGCNNIIIIGGNHDSPSFLNAPKEVLSMLNITVVGNATDDINEEIIEIKDSDGKTKLLVCAVPFLRERDISKFLEQENYADRTERINESIKNHYEQIAQVAENKRCELGMNIPIIATGHLSVLGGKRDTDDGVRETYIGNIQAISSDTFPKMFDYVALGHYHIPSVIKHHIRYSGSPIPMGFAEINQQKCVYVVDFHNEIDIQTIEIPVFQKMESIRGDKKHIENRIAELKETNSSVWVEVVYDGDEVFHNLSDWVSELVENSEIEILKLQNIQNLNKVLTQTDTTELLDNLDVFEVFDTMLEKNDISEAQREELRASYKEIVDSIQINNPL